Part of the Methylovirgula sp. 4M-Z18 genome is shown below.
GTTCCGCGCCGTGGCGCTCGATCAATTCGGCGCGGCGTCCTTCGTTCGTCACCGTGGCGAGGGCGCCCCAGATGGCGGCCATGGTTTCGGCCTGGCCGCGTGCCTCCGCGATCGCTTGCTGATCGAGCGCGGCGAGTTGGGCAGCGCGTACCTTGCCGACACCGCTCACCGTGCGCGCGCCGGCGTTAGCGAAGCCTTCCGGCAGATCGCCGACGAGATTGGTGACGCGCCGAAAGCGGATCACATCGAAGATCTGGTCGACCGCCTGTTTCGCGCCCTCGACGCGCGAGGGATGGTCTGTGTCGGCGGCGGCATGGGGCAGCAATTCGAGCTTGGTTGCGTGCCGCTCCAGCAGGGGCAGATAGGTCGCCATCGGGCCGGAGGCTGCGCCGGTTTCGGGATGGGTGAAGAGATCGGCATCGATCGCCGCATGGCGGATCTTGCCACTCATCAGCGCCGCATCGAGAGCCGCGACATCGACAATCTCGCCGCGGTCGTAATTGATCAGCACCGCGCCGTCGTTGAGCGCATTCAAAATCGCCGCATTGACGAAACCCTGGTTACTGAAACGCTTCGTCGTGGGGTCGAGCTTGCCGAGGCCGGTGTGAATGCTCAAAACGTCGGCGCCTTGCGCGGCGTTCTCCGCCGTTGCGGCATAAGTGAAACCTTCCGATTCGATCCAGCCGCGATGCGCTTCGCGCGCGTGGATCTTCACCTTCATACCGAAGGCTTGCGCGAGTTTCGCGACCTCGCGGCCGATATTGCCGTAGCCGAGAATGGCGATGGTCTTGCCTTCGAGCTTCTCGGTCGGGAAATCGCGCAGATGGCGGCCCGTGTCGAAATCGCGTTGCGTCACGCGCGCATGCAACGTCGCGACATCGAGATCTGGTAGGACTTTCAGCAGCGCTTTCATCGCCATTTGCGCGGTCGCGCGGCTATTGAAGCTCGGCGTGTTCATGAGCGGCGCGCCGCCGCCGATGCCGTTGCCGCCGCCCCATGAACTCGAGCCCATATTGCCGGTGCCTGCGCCGATGCGCACGCCGCCGAGCGGAAAGATGCATTCCTTCGGAATAAAAGTCGCGGCGGCGACCAGCGCGTCATATTGGCCCTGTCCGGCGGCTTCCAGCAAGTCGCTCTCGGTGCTCAAGTGCGGCTCATAGAAGAAGTGGATGGTGCCTTTCGCAAGATCCGCGCCGTTGAAGCCGCCGACATGAAACGCACCGCCCTTCGCCTCGATATGGGCGCGCACCGCGCTTGCATCGGGCTTGCCAGCGGCATCGCTCGTCATGCCGACGAGATCGGCGATGAGCACCTTATAGGCGCGCTCCGGATCGTCCATGCGCGCGTTCGCATTGCGTGTCGCGGAGGCGGGGAAGGTGATACCTTGCGCGGCGAGTTCTTCCTCCAGCACAAGCACTTTAGCTCTACTATAGGCATACGCAAGATTGTCGAGCAAGGCGGTGATGTCTTCCACCTGGCGGATGCCGCCGATCCAGCAACGGTAATCTCCGGGCGTGCCGGGAAAGGCGTTGACATAGCGCGCGACATCGAGGCCCGGCTCATAATCGCCGTTCGGGTGGGTCACCCCCTCGTAAGCCAGAATCTGTTTCGAGCGCGCGATGATGCGGTTGTGCAAGCCTGCGTCCGTGATGCCTGCATCGTTCACACGCAGCAACGTCACCGCCGCACCGCGCCGCTCGGGCTCCTTGACGCTCAAGGCGAAGAGCGGATGCTGCGCCACCCATTCGTTGATCGCGGCGCGGTTCGCGACCGAGCGGCGGTTCATGGCGGTCACATCGCCGATTGTCGCCTCCGAGCGCAAAAGGCCGAAGGTCGTTTCCGCGAAGGCGAGCGTCGAATAGGTGTTGATGACGCCGCCCAGCATCTTGTCCTGTTCTGGATCATAGATCGGGCCGACGTTCACCGTGCGCTCGCCGCTGAGCGGCTTTTTCGGGTCCGTCGGCGCGGCGATTTTCAACTGGCGCGGGATCGCCCAGGACGGGGTCTTCTGGTTGCGCTCGACAAGCGCGAGCGCCTGCGGCGTGAAACTAGCGACGAAATAGCCGGAAATGCCGCCGATCGCCTTTTGGAAGGGCATGAACAGGCAGCATTTCGCCATGACCTGCCGCACTTTGTCTTGCGCCCAAGGCATGGCGCCGAGCATCGAGGTCGCGTCGAGCATCGCGTGGTGCTCGTCGGGGTTGGCGTCGAGCCAGGCGAGCAGATTGTCGATATCCGCATCCGTATAGGTCGTCGCGCCGGTCGTCTCGTGGCCGACGCCGACGATGATCTTGATGCCTTTTTGCAGCAATTCGGCCGGTGCCGGAATATGGCCTTCGACATCGGCGAAGTGAATGCGCGTTTCGTCGCCGCCCTTGGCGAAACGCTGCATCTCGATGAGTTGCGTGCCCCAGGACTGGCGGAAAAAGCCGCCGCCGGCCGCCGCGTCCGACTCTGGCCGCAATGTGTCGACATAGACTTGCTGTGCCGGATCGTGCGCACTCATCAGATGCAGGGCGCAGACGGTGAAGCCGCTGTGGCCGCCGCCCAAGCCCACCGCCATTTTGTTGGTTTTCGGGAATTCGAAATAGCGATGAATCTCGCGCATCATGTGCTGGAGGATTTTATCGGCTGGATAGCCGCGATGCATCGAGCGGCCGATTTCCGCAGTGGTGAAGGGGCCGACGTCGCGGCCCTTGTCGTCGAGCTTGCGGTAGGTCTGCTCCAGCCAGGCCTCGAAAGCGAATCGCGTAAGCCGCGCATCGGCCTCTCCCAGCGTGCCATCGGTGATCGGGCCGACACCGAAGAACACGTTGCTGGTGGGGCGCGGCCGGCCGTTGCGCGTTGCCTCCATCGCCAGATGAAGCTGATGTTGCAGATCCGCAATTGCCGCCATGTTCGACCCTCTCCCGAAACCAATCCCGTGCCGCCGTTTCGCGCGGAAAGCTAGCGGCGGCGAGCATGTGCCGTCAAAAGCGATTTTCAGACGGCTTCGCCGATAATTTGGCTAAGGCGAGCGCGGAGCGATGTCGCGAATGCGACCAAAGCATGGGCGGGGACGGGAGTTC
Proteins encoded:
- a CDS encoding NAD(P)-dependent oxidoreductase, producing MAAIADLQHQLHLAMEATRNGRPRPTSNVFFGVGPITDGTLGEADARLTRFAFEAWLEQTYRKLDDKGRDVGPFTTAEIGRSMHRGYPADKILQHMMREIHRYFEFPKTNKMAVGLGGGHSGFTVCALHLMSAHDPAQQVYVDTLRPESDAAAGGGFFRQSWGTQLIEMQRFAKGGDETRIHFADVEGHIPAPAELLQKGIKIIVGVGHETTGATTYTDADIDNLLAWLDANPDEHHAMLDATSMLGAMPWAQDKVRQVMAKCCLFMPFQKAIGGISGYFVASFTPQALALVERNQKTPSWAIPRQLKIAAPTDPKKPLSGERTVNVGPIYDPEQDKMLGGVINTYSTLAFAETTFGLLRSEATIGDVTAMNRRSVANRAAINEWVAQHPLFALSVKEPERRGAAVTLLRVNDAGITDAGLHNRIIARSKQILAYEGVTHPNGDYEPGLDVARYVNAFPGTPGDYRCWIGGIRQVEDITALLDNLAYAYSRAKVLVLEEELAAQGITFPASATRNANARMDDPERAYKVLIADLVGMTSDAAGKPDASAVRAHIEAKGGAFHVGGFNGADLAKGTIHFFYEPHLSTESDLLEAAGQGQYDALVAAATFIPKECIFPLGGVRIGAGTGNMGSSSWGGGNGIGGGAPLMNTPSFNSRATAQMAMKALLKVLPDLDVATLHARVTQRDFDTGRHLRDFPTEKLEGKTIAILGYGNIGREVAKLAQAFGMKVKIHAREAHRGWIESEGFTYAATAENAAQGADVLSIHTGLGKLDPTTKRFSNQGFVNAAILNALNDGAVLINYDRGEIVDVAALDAALMSGKIRHAAIDADLFTHPETGAASGPMATYLPLLERHATKLELLPHAAADTDHPSRVEGAKQAVDQIFDVIRFRRVTNLVGDLPEGFANAGARTVSGVGKVRAAQLAALDQQAIAEARGQAETMAAIWGALATVTNEGRRAELIERHGAELMKAINGYKALTDKLGLQGPYG